GGGTCGAGTTCCGTGGCGTACTGCAGGGAGGGGGGTGCCCGCCGATGGTCCTGGACGGGCGGGCCGAAGGTCCTGAACCGGTGACAAGCCGCACAGAACAAAACGGACGTACTAGGTGGATTCGTAGATCCAAAAGGCCTTCGGAGTGGACTTCCGCCCCAGGAGGGGGGCCGTCAACCGGACGCGTCACACCGGCCCGGCTACGAGCTCCGGTAGTAATCGGGACATTTGGGGAAGTCCCCGCCCGCGGGTTACCAAAGGTGAGCCAACCCGGCACACGTCCCAACGTGCCGGGTCACTTCATGCCCGTGGCGGGCGTGAACCGCCCTTGTCCCCGGCCCCGGAGGTCTGCACATGTTCGCGAAGCGCGCCATCACCCGTCGTACCCGTATCGCCGTCGGCACCACCGCTCTCGGTGCGGTGCTGGCCCTGGGGGCCGGGACGACCGCCGCGTTCGCCGACACCACGCAGACGGCCCTCGCCGGAACCGCCGAGCTCGTCGCCCAGCAGGCCTCCGCCCAGGCCGGCGCCGCAGCCGCGAAGGCCGAGGCGAAGCCCGCTGCGAAGACCGCCTCGAAGACCGGTCTCTGGGACAAGCCGCTGGAGAAGTACACGCTGTCCGCGACCTTCGGCAAGGGCGGCAGCATGTGGTCGCACAAGCACTCCGGCCAGGACTTCGCCGTCCCGGTCGGCACCCCGGTCAAGTCCGCGGCCGCCGGAACCGTCGTGAAGGCCGGCCCGAACGGCGGCGGCGACGGCCCCGCGTACGGCAACGCCATCGTGATCAAGCACGCGAACAACACGTACTCGCAGTACGCGCACCTCTCGAGGATCCAGGTCAAGATCGGCCAGAAGGTCGCCGCCTCCCAGCGCATCGCGCTGTCGGGCAACACCGGCAACTCCAGCGGCCCCCACCTGCACTTCGAGATCCGCACCACCCCGAACTACGGCTCGGCCGTCAACCCGGTCGCCTTCCTGCGGAACGCCGGCGTCAGCATCTGACCCGACCGGTCCCCGTGACCGTCCCCACGACCCGGCCCGGCCGGCTGCTCAGGTGAGCAGCCAGGCGTGGGCCGGCTTCGTTTCCGGACCGAGCTTGCCCTCCTTGTACGCGGCCGCCTGCTCCGGCGTGAAGGCCGTGTCGTAGATCTTGATGTTGTGCAGGGCGCCCTGCCAGGCACCGGTCCAGATGTTGTGGTGCTTGGAGCGGCCCAGCTGGAGCGGACCGGGGGCCTGCCAGACGGGCGGCACCTGGGTGGTCTCGCCGGCCTTCTTGCCCTCCACGTAGAGCGCGATGGTCTTCTTCTCGGCGTCGTAGGCGGCCATCAGCATCGTGGGGGTCTTGAGCACGGTGGGGCCCTCGGCGGTGACGGTCCTCGTCGTCGCCGCGGCGCCCTTGTCGCCGGTCTGCACGCGGAAGATCCAGGCCTGCTTGCCGCCCACCTCGTTCACGCCCAGCTCGAAGGAGAACGACTCCCCGTCGCCCTGGCTGATGGCGATCCGCGAGCCCTTGGCGCCGGAGCTGTAGACGCGGGCCGTGACGGTGAAGCTCTTGGTCACGTCCACGATGGGCTCGGCGGACTGGGCGTACGAGTTCGCGTTGCCCTTCCCCACGATCTGGAACCGCTTGCCCAGCGGGCCGAGCTGGAAGTCGGGGCCGAGCCGGATGCCGGTCTTGCCGTAGCTGTCGCGCAGCAGGGTCGCGTCGCCCTCGACGGTCGCGGTGTAGCCCGCGGGGGACTTCGAATCAACCGGCTCCGGCGCGGCGGACGTCGAGGGCTGGGCGTCGGCCCCGCCCGGCCCTTCGCTGTCGTCGCCCAGCAGGAAGAACGTTCCGCCGCCGGCCAGCAGCGCCAGTACGGTCACTGCGCCGCCCAGCATCCACAGCCGCTTCTTGCGCCGCTCTGCCGCGGACCGGTCGGCCATGGCCTCCCAGTCGGGCTGCGGCGTCGATATGCCCGGCTGGGCGGACTGGGCCGGGGACCACTGCCCTCCGGCGTCCTGCTGCTGGTACGGGTTCGGCTGCTGCCCCTGCTGCGGGTAGCCGTAGCCGTAGCCGTACCCGTCGCCACCGGCCGGGTAGCCGTAACCGCCCTGGCCGCCGCCCTGCTGGGGCCGGCCGGACGGGAAGCCGTAGCCGCCGCCCTGCCCGGGCGGACCCGGCGGGAACCCGTATCCGCCGCTTCCGGGGGCGGGCTCGGGCTGCGGGTTGCTCGGGGGATTCACGGCGTCGGTCATGCCAGGGATGCTAAAACACGACCCCCCGTGCCGTACCGCCCGGTACCGATCCGGCAGGCCTAGCCCTGCGGCAGCTTGATGACGGGGAAGCTGCCCGTCGCCGTCGGTGCGTGTTCCGGCAGCCACAGGACCGCCACCGCGCCCGCCGCCGTGCCCTCGCGGTCGAAGCCGCCCGGGGCCGCCACGTTGCGGAACGTCAGCCGGGCGCCCAGGACCCGCGCCTGGCCCTCCGCGATGGTCAGGCCCAGCCCGTGGCCCACGCCCGCGCGGTCCGTCGACCCGGTCCGGAACCGGCTCGGCCCCTCGCGCAGCAGTGCCTCCGGGAAGCCCGGCCCGTGGTCGCGGACCCGTACGACCCGGCCCTCGACGTCGACCTGGATCGGCGGCTGCCCGTACCGCGCGGCGTTGGCCAGCAGGTTCCCCAGGATCCGCTCCAGCCGTCGCGGGTCGGTGCTGACGATCTCGTCCGCGACGACCCGTACGGTCGCCTCCGGCATCAGCGCCGTCACCCGCCGGCTCACGAACTCGCCCAGCGCCACGTCCTGGAGCTCCGCCCGCTCCGACGCGCTGTCCAGCCGGGCCACCTCCAGTACGTCCTCGACCAGCGCGCGCAGCGCCTGCGCCCGGTCCCGGACCAGCTCGGTCGGCCGCCCCGGGGGCAGCAGTTCCGCCGCCGTGAGCAGGCCCGTCACCGGCGTGCGCAGCTCGTGCGCGATGTCCGCCGTCACCCGCCGCTCGGCCTCCAGCCGCTGCTGCAGGGCATCGGCCATGGCGTCCACGGCCCGTGCCAGGTCGTCCGTCTCGTCGCGGACGACGCCGCCGACCGCGTCCCGCACCCGTACGTCGGGATCACCGTGCGCCACCCGCTGCGCGGCGGCCGCGGCCTTGCGCAGCCTGCGCGAGATCTGCCCGCCGATGAGCACGCCGAGCGCCGATCCGCCGATCACGGCGGCGAGCCCGCCGACGACCAGGGCCCGGTCGAGGTCGGGGATGAGGTTGGCGCTCTCCTGGAACCGCGTGTGCAGGGACAGCACCTGCCCGTTCCCGAGCGGCACGGCGGCCCACACCTCGGGCAGCCCGTGCGGCCGCTCCTGGATGTAGGTCCCGCGCCGTCCCGACTGGGCCTTGTGCCGCAGCTCGGCGGGGAGTTCGGGGTCGTTGAGCTTGGCGCCCATCGGCGGCTTGCGCCCGGCCTCGGCGTTGCGGGAGATGAACTGCACGCGGTCCAGCTGCACTTCGCGCGCGCTCTCCAGCATCGACACGCGGGCAGCACTGTGCACCACCAGGCTCAGCGCGATCGTGACGAGGGCGCCCACGGCGGCGATGGCGAGTGTGATCTTCCAGCGGATCCCCGTACGGAGGGTGAACCGTCTCATGCTTTCAGCTTGTATCCGAAGCCTCGGACCGTCTCGATCCGGTCCTGCCCGATCTTGGTGCGCAGGCGCTGCACGTGGACGTCGACCACGCGGGTGTCGCCGCCCCAGTCGTAGTCCCAGACCCGCTCCAGCAGGCGGTCGCGCGACAGTACGGTGCCGGGCGCCGAGGAGAACTCCAGCAGCAGCCGCATCTCGGTCGGCGTCAGTGCCACGGCGGCGCCCGAACGGCGGACCTCCATGCCCTCGGTGTCCACCTCCAGGTCTCCGAAGGAGAGGACGCCGCGCTCCGCGTCCGACATCTCGTGCGGGGAGCCCGGTCCGCCGTTCTGCGGGCCCCCGGAGTGGTCGAAGCGGCGCAGCACCGCCCGGATCCGGGCCACGAGCACGGACCCGTCGAACGGCTTGGTGACGTAGTCGTCGGCGCCCGCCTCCAGGCCCAGCACCACGTCGATGGAGTCGGCGCGCGCCGACAGCATGATCACGGGGACGGTGGACTCGTCGCGGATGCGGCGGCACAGGCTCACGCCGTCCATGCCCGGGACCATCACGTCGAGCAGCGCGATGTCCGGCCGGTCGGCGCGGAAGGACTCCAGGCCGGACAGGCCGTCGGGCATGGCGGTGACCACGAACCCGTCGCGTTCCAGCGCCAGGGTCGTGGCCTCACGGATGACGTCGTCGTCCTCCACGAACAGGACATGGGTCTCGGCCATGCGGAAGCCTCGCCTCGGTTCTTCTGTGCTCAGTTCTTCTGACTCGTGGCCGGGGCGGGCTGGGCACCGCCGTCGATCACGTTGCTGTACTCCGAGTGCACTCGGTCCTGCTCGGTGAACGTCTCCCCGTTCCAGCGGTACGTGATCACGTCCTCGCCCGACGGATAGGCGAGCGCGTCGCTCTTTCCGTAGACCTGCTTCGTGACCACCAGGTCGCCCCGGTCGATCTCCGCGTAGACGGGTGGCTGTTCGTCCGAGAACACATTCTCGTACGAGCCGCCGTCCGCCCGGTACACGTACGAGCCGCGGCCCAGGGCGTCGGCGCAGGACAGGACGTTGACGACGATGTCGACGACGGAGCTGCCGGTGACCTTCCCGTAGCTCACGTCCACCGGATACTCCTTGCCCGTACAGGGCTTGAGGTCCCGCTTGACCTCGGCACTGACCTTCGGGTCCGCCTTGAGCAGCGCGATGGGGTCGACCTTCTTGAGCGGCCGGCCGGACGCGGAGGCCGAGTCCGGGGAGGGGTCCGCCGAGTCGGACGGGCCGGCCGGGCTGGTCTTCGCGACGGTGTCGGAGCGGGCGGGGCCGCCGTCGCGCAGGCCGGTGCCGCCGGTCGCGCAACCGACCGCGAACACGGCAGTGCCGACGAGGACGACCGTCCCCGCCGACACCAGTACCAGCGATCTCCCGCTGGTCAGAACTTGGCCGTTCAGGCCGCGCACCGCTCACGCCCCTCGTACCGCATGGTGTGGTCACCGCGCTCCAGCGCCCGCATGTCGAGGTCCCGGCTCTCCAGCTCCTGCCGGAGGCGGGCCAGCGCGCGGTGCAGAGTGCTCTTCACGGTACCCGCAGACATTCCGAGTGCCGCGGCCGTCTCCTCGGTGCTCATCTGCTCCCAGTGTCGCAGCACGACCACGCTGCGCTGCTTGGGGGCGAGCACCTTGAGGATGTCCATCAGCAGGGCGCGGTCGGCGCGCTGGTCGGAGCCGTCCTCGACGGAGGCGTCGGGCAGCTGCTCGGTGGGGACCTCTTCGAGCTTGCGGGCACGCCACCACTCGGTACGGGTGTTGATCATGACGCGGCGCAGGTAGGCGTCGGCCAGGGACTTGTCGGCGATGCCGTCCCAGCGGCCGTAGGTGCGCACGAGCGCGGTCTGCAGGAGGTCCTGGGCGTCGGTGGGGTCCGGGACCAGGCGCCGGGCACTGCGCAGCAGCGCGTCCTGCCGGGTGCGTACGTACTCTTCGAATTCGAGTACCTCACCGTGCGCCATCTGAGACCGCCTCCGCTACCGTCCACCGCTCATCCGCTGTCTTACGGATTCGAAGGTAC
Above is a genomic segment from Streptomyces sp. NBC_01233 containing:
- a CDS encoding M23 family metallopeptidase, giving the protein MFAKRAITRRTRIAVGTTALGAVLALGAGTTAAFADTTQTALAGTAELVAQQASAQAGAAAAKAEAKPAAKTASKTGLWDKPLEKYTLSATFGKGGSMWSHKHSGQDFAVPVGTPVKSAAAGTVVKAGPNGGGDGPAYGNAIVIKHANNTYSQYAHLSRIQVKIGQKVAASQRIALSGNTGNSSGPHLHFEIRTTPNYGSAVNPVAFLRNAGVSI
- a CDS encoding LamG-like jellyroll fold domain-containing protein codes for the protein MTDAVNPPSNPQPEPAPGSGGYGFPPGPPGQGGGYGFPSGRPQQGGGQGGYGYPAGGDGYGYGYGYPQQGQQPNPYQQQDAGGQWSPAQSAQPGISTPQPDWEAMADRSAAERRKKRLWMLGGAVTVLALLAGGGTFFLLGDDSEGPGGADAQPSTSAAPEPVDSKSPAGYTATVEGDATLLRDSYGKTGIRLGPDFQLGPLGKRFQIVGKGNANSYAQSAEPIVDVTKSFTVTARVYSSGAKGSRIAISQGDGESFSFELGVNEVGGKQAWIFRVQTGDKGAAATTRTVTAEGPTVLKTPTMLMAAYDAEKKTIALYVEGKKAGETTQVPPVWQAPGPLQLGRSKHHNIWTGAWQGALHNIKIYDTAFTPEQAAAYKEGKLGPETKPAHAWLLT
- the cseC gene encoding two-component system sensor histidine kinase CseC: MRRFTLRTGIRWKITLAIAAVGALVTIALSLVVHSAARVSMLESAREVQLDRVQFISRNAEAGRKPPMGAKLNDPELPAELRHKAQSGRRGTYIQERPHGLPEVWAAVPLGNGQVLSLHTRFQESANLIPDLDRALVVGGLAAVIGGSALGVLIGGQISRRLRKAAAAAQRVAHGDPDVRVRDAVGGVVRDETDDLARAVDAMADALQQRLEAERRVTADIAHELRTPVTGLLTAAELLPPGRPTELVRDRAQALRALVEDVLEVARLDSASERAELQDVALGEFVSRRVTALMPEATVRVVADEIVSTDPRRLERILGNLLANAARYGQPPIQVDVEGRVVRVRDHGPGFPEALLREGPSRFRTGSTDRAGVGHGLGLTIAEGQARVLGARLTFRNVAAPGGFDREGTAAGAVAVLWLPEHAPTATGSFPVIKLPQG
- the cseB gene encoding two-component system response regulator CseB gives rise to the protein MAETHVLFVEDDDVIREATTLALERDGFVVTAMPDGLSGLESFRADRPDIALLDVMVPGMDGVSLCRRIRDESTVPVIMLSARADSIDVVLGLEAGADDYVTKPFDGSVLVARIRAVLRRFDHSGGPQNGGPGSPHEMSDAERGVLSFGDLEVDTEGMEVRRSGAAVALTPTEMRLLLEFSSAPGTVLSRDRLLERVWDYDWGGDTRVVDVHVQRLRTKIGQDRIETVRGFGYKLKA
- a CDS encoding SigE family RNA polymerase sigma factor, whose product is MAHGEVLEFEEYVRTRQDALLRSARRLVPDPTDAQDLLQTALVRTYGRWDGIADKSLADAYLRRVMINTRTEWWRARKLEEVPTEQLPDASVEDGSDQRADRALLMDILKVLAPKQRSVVVLRHWEQMSTEETAAALGMSAGTVKSTLHRALARLRQELESRDLDMRALERGDHTMRYEGRERCAA